The nucleotide window GTTGAACACCGGCAATTCAAAGCCCATCAACAAGGTTGACAATCTTTCCATCCCAAGTTTACCTTTATAAAGTGCTTCTCCGGCGACGTTATGGCTGGCATTGCCAGCTGAGGCTATCTCGCTCGTGTTACCTTCTTGAGCGGatgacgaaaaaaaaactattagTATTGCATTTATAGAGTTACCATTTTAccctttataaaaaaaaactacGAGAATGGAATTACCGTCCAGTCATAATCCCCACATTTGCGGAGGCAATGGAAGGCGATTTTTGCGCATATGTCCCACCGATCATAGACACATCAATCGCCTCCCATTGCCTCCATCCCATTGCCTCCCACCTTTGTTGCCGTCGGATTAGCCGCTCTCGGTCGATGTCAGCCATCGAATTTTTTTCCAATTATTGTAAAAAAAAATTAGAGTTTAATCTGATGGCAGTAACATGGAGGATAAAAATAAAGTTAGAATAGTGATGTTAAAATCCGCTGAATTTTTTTTAAGGTCTCACCAAAAATTACGATCTTTTTTAACGAAGATTTGGGCTTGAACAAACGTTTGGTTCAACCGTCACCATCATCCAACCTCTCCCTCTTTCCCACCCGTTCTTTCCTCTCCAGTCACCACCTCACTCCACGTCTCCTCGGCCCCTCCCGCGCTGCTCACTGCCCACCGACACTTCCCCCTCCGCCGCCATGGACCGCGGCTCGTCTGCctccgacgaggacgacgacctcGAGACCTTCGTACCGCAGAACCACGCCAAGCCCCCGTCCCCCTCCGCCCGCTCCCGCTCGCCGCCCTCCTCCTTCAGCGTCGCCGCGCTCCGCCCGGCGCtcccctcctccgccgcctccctcGGGCGCATCCTCTGGTCCCGCCGCTACCTCGTGCTTTTCGTCTCCCTCCCACTCCTCTTCCTAATCCTCTTCGTCTCCTTCGGGGGTGCGACCTCCCTCCGCCTCCCCTCCGCCGCACCCGCCGCCGACCCCGCGGCCTCCCGCATGCGCGAGGCCGAGCTGCACGCGCTCTATCTCCTCCGCTTCCAGCGCTCCGGCCTCCTCAGCCTCTTCAACCGCACCGCTGCCCCCACCAACGGCTCTGCCCCCGCCCCCATCTCGCTCTCCGATCTCCAGTCGGCGCTCGAGAGCCAGATCAAGATCAACCGCGAGATCCAAGCGGCGCTCCTCTCCTCGCACCGCTCCGGGTCCGGCAATGCGACCGACGACGGCCTGGATCTCGATCTCCCCTTTGCCGGGTGCAGGAAGAGGGAATTGCCGGCCAACCGGCGGACCATTGAGTGGAACCCCAAGAAAGACCGGTTCCTCTTAGCCATCTGCATCTCCGGGCAAATGTCCAACCACTTGATTTGCTTGGAGAAGCACATGTTCATGGCAGCACTTCTTGGCCGTACCCTGGTGGTGCCCAGCCAGAAGATGGATTATTCGTATGATCGGGTGCTTGATATCAACCACATTAATGACTGCATTGGGAGGAAAGTTATGATCACCTATGAGGAGTttgtggagaagaagaagaaagtggccATTGATCAGTTCATATGCTACGCAGCCTCGCCTCCATGTTTCCTTGATGAGGACCATATTAAGAAGCTGAAAGGACTGGGGATTTCTCTGGGCAAGATTGAGGCAGCCTGGCCAGAGGATGCGAAGCTGAAGGAGCCAAAGAAGAGATTTGTTGGGGATATTACACCAAAGTTTTCGACAGAGGCTGAGGTCCTTGCCATTGGCGACATGTTCTATGCTGATGTGGAGGATGAGTGGCTGAATCAACCTGGTGGTCCATTGGCTCACAAGTGCAAGACTTTGATTCAACCAAGTAGGCTCATACTGCTCACTGCTCAACGCTTCGTCCAGACTTTCTTGGGAGGAAACTATATTGCTTTGCATTTTCGACGGCACGGATTCCTTAAATTCTGGTGAGATACACAAGATCTTTTAACCTGCTGAACATTATCTATTTGTGAATTGTGGATTTTGTGAGACAAACATATTATAGTGGCTGCATTTACATTTTATAAGGTTATGCTTGATAGGCTCTTGTAGTAGATGGCTTCATCCTTTGTTACACATCTTGGGAATTCTAGGCTAGTCATGGTCATATCCTCTTTTGGTTATTCCATGACTGCTGTTCCTTTGGACAGTGCAATTGGTGTCTCCTTCTGTGATGCACATACAAAACTAGGCACTTGTTCTGACAAAGAATGGTTGGAGTTGGTTCTAGATGCTTCTCTCAGATCTAGGCAAAATATACTGCAAGTCAGCATCTGACATCTGCACAGTTGATCAAACTATTTTGTGCTTGGTTAATAAAGCTATTCAAGGAACTGAGGAAGTGCCTGCTTAATAATGAATTTACCATACAAACTGTATGATAGAGTAATATATTCCATAGCTTACTTTCATTAGTTATTCCCAGTGATGTTGAGTGATGGTATCTGCTCTAGCATTGACTATTGCATTGAAACACTATCCTTGGTCTTGTAAGTTAACTttattttcttggataattctaCATAATGTGCAGTTGCTGAGAAGTGTTAAGGCATTCTTGTTACATGAATAATTCAATAGTTTGACCCTTGGAAATAAGCGTAGTTGTGTACTGTCACGATGCCTGAACTAGTCGCAGCATTTTTTGTCCTTAATTTTCTTTGATGGGGTCTTTTAAACGGTCATATTGTGGTTGAACATTTCTGACAAACTGATCTTGATGCTTATGGCCTGTGACTGACAACAGAGTGGTGCTACATTCAACAATCTATAACAATATTCCAAAAAATCAATAACATTATGGAAACATCTATTAGTCACATTTTGCTTGTCACAAGGGGTCGCCAAAGCTCACAAGTAGCTCGGCTCGGGTTTTAGATCGTCCCATGTCTCGACCAAAAAAGGAAACTCAGCAACATAACTGCCCAATTTTGAACTGGTAGCTGCTCTTTGTTTCCTATGCCACTGGTTTATCAAGTTGATAATAAAGTTTGACTAGATCAATTCAGCAATCAATGGCTTACAGTGActcaaaa belongs to Miscanthus floridulus cultivar M001 chromosome 4, ASM1932011v1, whole genome shotgun sequence and includes:
- the LOC136552579 gene encoding O-fucosyltransferase 36-like: MDRGSSASDEDDDLETFVPQNHAKPPSPSARSRSPPSSFSVAALRPALPSSAASLGRILWSRRYLVLFVSLPLLFLILFVSFGGATSLRLPSAAPAADPAASRMREAELHALYLLRFQRSGLLSLFNRTAAPTNGSAPAPISLSDLQSALESQIKINREIQAALLSSHRSGSGNATDDGLDLDLPFAGCRKRELPANRRTIEWNPKKDRFLLAICISGQMSNHLICLEKHMFMAALLGRTLVVPSQKMDYSYDRVLDINHINDCIGRKVMITYEEFVEKKKKVAIDQFICYAASPPCFLDEDHIKKLKGLGISLGKIEAAWPEDAKLKEPKKRFVGDITPKFSTEAEVLAIGDMFYADVEDEWLNQPGGPLAHKCKTLIQPSRLILLTAQRFVQTFLGGNYIALHFRRHGFLKFCNVKKESCFFPIPQAAECILRIVEKANAPVIYLSTDAAESETNLLQSLVVFNNRQVPLVKRPEHDSSEKWDALLHRNHMGGDVQVDAMLDKTICALSNIFIGSSGSTFTEDIFRLRRGWGSASHCDEYLCQGELPNYIAELD